TATCGAACGGTTTACTCGCCGACACTTGCCAGAATTTTGTTGATCACGGTAGCCGAAATCCGAAAATCCGATCGATGCAAAATTTCAAAAGTGGCTCGAGCAGACGAAATCAAACCTTGCTTTTTGGCCTGTCCGATGACGGCGGTAGTACCTGCGACATGTAATTGATATTCTTTGGCCACAGCCCGGCCGGCACGTTCGTCCATGATCAGCAAATAGTTTTGGGGTGACGACAGCGCAATGTTGATGCAATCCGTTTCTCCGGTGTCCAGATCAATGTCCAAATGTGGTGTTATGGATTCATGCCATACCGTTAGCCAACCTGAATCAAATGCGTGAGCCAGCGCTTGTTCACCTGGCGCAGATTTGCCCGGTAACACTTCTTGTTTCACCGATTCGGGTACGAAAACCTGGCCAAATAACTTCGGTAGCCAGATTAAACCCTCCACCAACGCCAGTCCGATCAATGGACTGGCATCGACAATTACTTTTTTGGTCATCCGCGATCAGGCTTGGTTGAGCCACTGGTCCAGAGTGTCCAAATCATCCTCGACTTCATCAGCCGTTTGCTCGATGACGGAAATACCCAGGCGCGAGACGTGCGCAATAAAGTTTGCCAACGGCATATCGGCCAGTTTAGCGGAGCGGGCAAGGGACAGGTTACCGTCCTTGAAAAGTGCCGTTGCCAAGGCTTTACGCACGCCCGGCATTCCAATGATTTTGGCGGCTTTGAGGCCGACCATCACCGCGTCTGGTTCGTTTCGATTCATAACCAAGACCATATCCTCGTGAGCCATGCGCAGAGCTTCGCTGGGGTTGTTCTTTAGACCACTGACATTCACGGTTTTCATGGCCTGATTACATAGGAAGATTGGATAGGTGGATTATAATCCTCTAAATGAAAATTGCTGCATAAAGTTTTCTCCCTGGACAATGATCTCCTATGTGGCCAAGACAACGTTGCTCCTAGGAGCCTGTCGGACTTTAGCGCAGTAGATCTAACCGCGACATCGGTTTGGTAAAATAAGGAGGGTCAAAAGATCAGATATACGGAGCCTGTGATGAGTCGATTCATTCCCGTCAACCGCCATCTACTTTACTTGCTACCGCCTTCGGTGGACGAATGGCTGCCGGAGGCTCATCTGGCCCGTTTTGTTGTCGAAGTCATCGAGCAACTGGATCTGAGCCAATTCACCAGCCGTTACCAGGGACGCGGCAGTGCGGCCTATCATCCCTCGGTGTTGCTGGCGCTCCTGGTGTACGGTTACGCCACCGGCGTGTTTTCCAGCCGTAAGATCGAACGAGCGACCTACGATTCGGTGGCGTTCCGTTTCCTGTCCGCGGATACGCATCCCGACCACGATACGCTGGCCCATTTCCGCAAAACCTTCCTGATCGAGCTGGAAGATCTGTTCGTCCAGGTCCTCAGCCTGTCCCAAGCGATGAAGTTGGTGAAACTGGGGCAAATTGCGCTGGACGGTACGAAAGTGAAGGCGAACGCCTCCAGGCATAAAGCCTTGTCCCACGGTCACATCGAAAAGCTGGAAGCGCAGCTGCGGGACGAGGTCCAGGTCTTATTACAAAAGGCCGCCGAAACCGATGCGGCGGACGACCGCGACGATCTGGACTTGCCGGCCGAACTGGCGCGGCGTGAAGACCGATTGAAAGCCCTGCGCGATGCCAAAACCCAGATCGCCGAGCGGGTCAAGCCGCGCGATGAGCAGGCACAAAAGGCGTATGAGGCGAAGATTGCCCGCCGGGAAACCGGGCGGCAGGCCGGCAAAAAGCCCAGAGGGCCGGAGCCCAAGGCCCCGGAAATAGGCCCCAAGCCTGACGACCAAATCAACCTGACCGACGAAGAATCTCGCATCATGCCCAGTCATGAAGGCTTCGTGCAAGGCTATAACAACCAAGCCGCCGTCGACGTCGACACGATGCTGATCGTCGCCACCAGCGTCACGCAACAGACCAACGATAAGCAACAAGTCGAACCGATGTTGGCCGAGCTGAAAAAACTCCCCGAGACGTTGGGCCAAGTCGATGCCCTGCTGGCGGACACGGGCTACTTCAGCGCCGCCAACGTTCAGGCTTGCGAACGAAGCGGCATCAAACCTTTGATCGCCATGGGCCGCGACAGCCACCCTGTGCCCCTGGCTGAATATCTGGCGGCCGACGCGCCGAAACCCAACACCGGCGGCCCGGTGGAAAACATGGCTTGGTACCTGAAAACCCGCGAAGGCAAGGCCCGCTATGCCAAGCGCAAATGCACGGTGGAACCCGTATTCGGGATCATCAAGCAGGTACTGGGCTTTCGCCAGTTCTCGCTACGCGGACTGGACGCGGTAACCGGGGAATGGAAGCTGGTGGCGATGGCGTTTAACCTGAAACGGATGTATGCGCTGGCCGGGGCATAAGCCCCGCCGAACTCAATGATAGGGTTGCATGCCGTCGAATAACCTAAGGGGAGCGCGTCTACATCAATTCTCAAGACCGGCTGAGTAACTTTACGACAGCTTGAGGGCTTCGATCATTTGGCTGACGCCAAATTTTCGGCTTAAAAAAACTTAAGTCCGACGGGCTCCTAGGATCAATTAATCGGTGATGATTCTGGTTTTAGGGATTTGGCTTAGCATGCACATTTGGCAGACTTGCGGGTACTTACAGCCATGAATGACCAAATAGGGCGTATGGCAGGTCGTACAGTAAGGTAATTCAGCGAGTCCGTCTCTCAGGGCTTCGACGATAATCCAGGCTTCATCGAAATTTGCAGGCCGTATGCGGCCAAACGGCCGGCGTTCCTGAATATGGTTTGGGTAGAATTTACAAAAAGTGTCCCAGGCAAATACCATGGCATTCAGGTCTATTTCCGCTCTGATAGCGCCTGAGCAAGCGCTTCGATAGATTGAAGCAAATAGGGCCATGTAAAGAAACGACTCGCGTGACTGCGGCATTGCCATAATGCTGGGGACCAGTCCCGCCACTGGGCTTTCGCGGTGCAGCGAAAAGTAAAGATTACACAATTCTTTAGGGCGCAAGGTTTTGATGACCCGACTGGCCAATTTTGTACGCAACTTTCGTTTCAGTAATTGATAGGCCCAATACTGATCTTTAAGCCGAGTAGCAAATGGGCAATGTTTGCTCATGACTCAAGCGGGTGAGCAGACAAGAGCATCAGAAGGTCGATGGTTCGTGCGTCGAGTGCATTGGGATCTTCGTATTTTTCGACGTTTAGAAATTTGCTCCATTTATGGGGATTGAAACGGGGAACAAAAGTCAAGCAATCGCTTCGTGCCAGGCTCTTCATCTGTTCGAGCGGCATTTTTCGGAGTAATGAAACCGCTTCGGTTGTTAAGCCTAAGCAGAACATGGCTTTTTGCTCGCTCTCGGAAAAAATTAAGGACTGCGCGACGATGAGGTAGTCGAGATTGAGTTTGTATAGATTCTCATCCATTCTGCAATCCTTGATGGACTAAAGAATCGCGCGGATTTGATCGGCTAAGGCAATAACTTTTCGTCCGTACTGGATGGCTACTGGCTCGTTTTGCCAACTGTAATATCGGCCGATTCCATGAGCGAGATTGTCTGGCGCCGATTGGATGGCCTCGTTGAGAAGGCTGGCGCCGATTTCGATATTGATGCTCGGGATCAAGAGTTGTTCGGGTTTCGCAACGCGGTGGCCATGCCACCGCAGATTCACTTGCATGATGCCGACGTCGATATTGCGCTTGCCTTGGTCCAGCATTTGATTGAGTAAAGCTTCTGCCTCCTGCTGACTGTTAGGAATAAAAGAGTTGCCAGCGTTATTGATGGCCCAGGGCCAGGGCATGACACGATTCTGTTCACCGTTTTTCCGCGACTCCATGAGCGCAACGGCATACAGAATATAGGGATCAATGCGATGTCTACGGGCAACTTGTCCCCACTGCGTGTTTTGTAATTTGGTGTTTAATGCCAGGGACTGTTGGCTGTTGCCATTCGGTTGAATGGAATCAGCAGCCATTGATTCCATGGGTTGGCTGATGAGGCAAAGGCCACTGAGCAATCCAATCCAAAGATGCTGAATAGGGTTTTGGATTGAAACGCCAGGGTGCTTAACCCCCTGTTTTTTTATGTGAATAATTAACATCGCGAGCTCACCGTTATGGTCTTGAAGCGAGTTTACGACGTTGCCAGAAATTCTATATGTTCGAAAAACCACTCTTTAAGCTGTTTTTCGCCCATCCTCTGAGTTTGGCCTTGTTTTTTTACTTAATCTTATGAACGGAAGGAATCCTTGTTACCCGGAGCGCCCCTATCATACTGACCGTCAAATAGGTGAAAGACAACCCATCGTTCTACAACCCAAGCAAGCCTCGATATTGACCAGACAGGAATAGGAACGGCGGTTTTTGGTGGGTAGGTTGCGGGAGATGGTTAGGTTGAATGATAGGGGGCTGTTGCCTTTTCACATCGGTAACCATATAAATGCACAAGCCAGGGCGATAGCGCCTTCAAAATTGCGTTTTAGTTTGTCATATCGGGTGGCGATAGCTCTAAAATGTTTCAGTCGCGCAAATACGTTTTCAACGAGGTGGCGATATTTATAGAGACACCAGTCCATTTCCTCATTCCCGACTATTGAATTTTGTTTTCTTGGGATGATGGGGACTGTGCCTTGATCTCGAATTTGAATCCGTAACGGCTCGCTGTCATACCCTTTGTCTGCAATCATGTAGCCCGCCTGGGGGAGCTTGGCCACAAATTCCGGCGCCTCTTTGCAGTCATGTACTTCGCCCCCCGTAATCGAGAACTGGATGGGAAGTCCACCGGCATCAACCGCCATATGGATTTTGGTCGTGTTGCCTGCGACCGATTTCCCGATGGCTGTTGGGTTTTCATGGGCGCCGCCGCTACTGTGTTGATGGGCTTTAATAATGCTGCCATCAATAAATAGCCATTCCAAATCAGGCTCAATCACTAGCGCCTGAAAGATACCCCTCAGCTTTTCTTGCAGTGACCAGGCATTGAAGCGCTTGTACACGGCATTCCACTTGCCAAAAGCGACGGGCAAGTCTCGCCAAGGGCAGCCAACACGCAAGCGATAAAAAATCCCTTCGACCGTTTGCCGAAGACCGGGGTTGTCGTAAATGCTGAAACTCAACATAATCGTTTTTAG
The window above is part of the Methylomonas sp. ZR1 genome. Proteins encoded here:
- a CDS encoding DUF3368 domain-containing protein; amino-acid sequence: MTKKVIVDASPLIGLALVEGLIWLPKLFGQVFVPESVKQEVLPGKSAPGEQALAHAFDSGWLTVWHESITPHLDIDLDTGETDCINIALSSPQNYLLIMDERAGRAVAKEYQLHVAGTTAVIGQAKKQGLISSARATFEILHRSDFRISATVINKILASVGE
- a CDS encoding flagellar transcriptional regulator FlhD codes for the protein MDENLYKLNLDYLIVAQSLIFSESEQKAMFCLGLTTEAVSLLRKMPLEQMKSLARSDCLTFVPRFNPHKWSKFLNVEKYEDPNALDARTIDLLMLLSAHPLES
- a CDS encoding IS5 family transposase, with translation MPRQLLTDTHWEKLKTIMLSFSIYDNPGLRQTVEGIFYRLRVGCPWRDLPVAFGKWNAVYKRFNAWSLQEKLRGIFQALVIEPDLEWLFIDGSIIKAHQHSSGGAHENPTAIGKSVAGNTTKIHMAVDAGGLPIQFSITGGEVHDCKEAPEFVAKLPQAGYMIADKGYDSEPLRIQIRDQGTVPIIPRKQNSIVGNEEMDWCLYKYRHLVENVFARLKHFRAIATRYDKLKRNFEGAIALACAFIWLPM
- a CDS encoding IS1182 family transposase, producing MSRFIPVNRHLLYLLPPSVDEWLPEAHLARFVVEVIEQLDLSQFTSRYQGRGSAAYHPSVLLALLVYGYATGVFSSRKIERATYDSVAFRFLSADTHPDHDTLAHFRKTFLIELEDLFVQVLSLSQAMKLVKLGQIALDGTKVKANASRHKALSHGHIEKLEAQLRDEVQVLLQKAAETDAADDRDDLDLPAELARREDRLKALRDAKTQIAERVKPRDEQAQKAYEAKIARRETGRQAGKKPRGPEPKAPEIGPKPDDQINLTDEESRIMPSHEGFVQGYNNQAAVDVDTMLIVATSVTQQTNDKQQVEPMLAELKKLPETLGQVDALLADTGYFSAANVQACERSGIKPLIAMGRDSHPVPLAEYLAADAPKPNTGGPVENMAWYLKTREGKARYAKRKCTVEPVFGIIKQVLGFRQFSLRGLDAVTGEWKLVAMAFNLKRMYALAGA
- a CDS encoding transglycosylase SLT domain-containing protein; this translates as MLIIHIKKQGVKHPGVSIQNPIQHLWIGLLSGLCLISQPMESMAADSIQPNGNSQQSLALNTKLQNTQWGQVARRHRIDPYILYAVALMESRKNGEQNRVMPWPWAINNAGNSFIPNSQQEAEALLNQMLDQGKRNIDVGIMQVNLRWHGHRVAKPEQLLIPSINIEIGASLLNEAIQSAPDNLAHGIGRYYSWQNEPVAIQYGRKVIALADQIRAIL
- a CDS encoding UPF0175 family protein; this encodes MKTVNVSGLKNNPSEALRMAHEDMVLVMNRNEPDAVMVGLKAAKIIGMPGVRKALATALFKDGNLSLARSAKLADMPLANFIAHVSRLGISVIEQTADEVEDDLDTLDQWLNQA
- a CDS encoding FlhC family transcriptional regulator: MSKHCPFATRLKDQYWAYQLLKRKLRTKLASRVIKTLRPKELCNLYFSLHRESPVAGLVPSIMAMPQSRESFLYMALFASIYRSACSGAIRAEIDLNAMVFAWDTFCKFYPNHIQERRPFGRIRPANFDEAWIIVEALRDGLAELPYCTTCHTPYLVIHGCKYPQVCQMCMLSQIPKTRIITD